In Electrophorus electricus isolate fEleEle1 chromosome 12, fEleEle1.pri, whole genome shotgun sequence, a single window of DNA contains:
- the zgc:101583 gene encoding magnesium transporter NIPA2: MDAGTVNRSGFYIGLSLAISSSIFIGGSFILKKKGLLRLASNGSMRAGQGGYAYLKEWLWWAGLISMGVGEGANFAAYAFAPATLVTPLGAMSVLVSAVLSSYFLNERLNIHGKIGCILCLLGSTVMVIHAPQEEEVASLKIMGEKLEDTGFIVFAVCIVVSSLVLIFIVAPRYGQKNVLVYILICSVIGSLSVSCVKGLGISIKELFSGIAVLKEPLFWALLICLVICVSIQISYLNKALDIFNTSIVTPIYYVFFTTSVMACSAILFKEWLRMSIDGAIGTVSGFLTIVLGIFLLHAFKDTTFTWDSLPLYLHGAVRGSTCNQPYIALPNQESLKEDISKLAIGSKKNRFCSKNSCQNCLPTTHLNVIDFTT; this comes from the exons ATGGATGCTGGCACTGTTAATCGCTCAGGCTTCTACATCGGGCTGTCACTTGCTATCTCCTCAAGTATCTTCATTGGTGGgagttttattttgaaaaagaaaggCCTTTTAAGACTTGCAAGCAATGGATCTATGAGAGCAG GTCAAGGTGGCTATGCATACCTAAAGGAATGGTTGTGGTGGGCTGGACTCATATCAA TGGGAGTTGGTGAGGGGGCAAATTTTGCAGCATATGCTTTTGCACCTGCCACATTAGTCACCCCTTTGGGAGCAATGAGTGTTTTAGTAAG TGCAGTGTTATCATCATACTTCCTGAATGAGCGTCTGAATATTCATGGGAAGATTGGTTGCATACTGTGCCTCCTGGGTTCTACAGTGATGGTCATTCATGCGCCCCAAGAAGAGGAGGTTGCTAGTCTGAAGATTATGGGCGAGAAGCTTGAAGATACAG GATTTATAGTTTTTGCTGTCTGCATTGTTGTAAGCAGCCTGGTCCTGATCTTCATTGTTGCGCCTCGTTATGGACAAAAGAATGTGCTGGTGTACATCCTCATCTGTTCAGTGATTGGTTCACtatctgtgtcctgtgtgaaaGGCCTTGGTATCAGCATCAAAGAGCTTTTTTCAGGAATAGCAGTACTAAAAGAACCTCTATTCTGGGCTTTACTCATTTGCCTTGTGATCTGTGTCAGCATTCAGATCAGCTACCTTAACAAAGCTCTGGACATCTTCAACACCTCTATTGTCACCCCTATTTACTATGTCTTCTTCACCACATCGGTTATGGCATGTTCAGCCATCTTGTTTAAGGAGTGGCTGCGCATGTCCATTGATGGAGCTATTGGGACTGTTAGTGGATTTCTCACAATTGTGCTGGGTATTTTCCTTCTCCATGCTTTCAAGGACACCACTTTCACTTgggactctctccctctatatcTGCACGGTGCTGTCAGGGGTAGCACATGTAATCAGCCTTACATTGCTCTGCCAAACCAAGAAAGTCTGAAGGAGGACATTAGCAAACTTGCCATAGGAAGTaagaaaaatagattttgtTCTAAGAATTCATGTCAGAACTGCCTTCCAACTACCCATCTTAATGTTATAGACTTTACTACATAA
- the LOC113573359 gene encoding cytochrome b-c1 complex subunit 8, with product MGRHFGDLARIRHIITYSISPFEQRAFPNYFSKGIPNVWRRFTGSVFKIAPPIILMCLIYTWGSQVHEQSKRKVTADYENDK from the exons ATGGGTCGTCACTTTGGAGATTTGGCCAGGATAAGACATATAATTACTTACTCCATCTCCCCCTTTGAGCAGCGGGCTTTCCCTAACTACTTTTCAAAAGGAATTCCTAATGTTTGGAGGCGATTCACAGGCTCTGTCTTTAAGATTGCACCCC CCATAATTTTGATGTGCCTCATCTACACATGGGGCAGTCAAGTTCACGAGCAGAGCAAAAGGAAGGTTACTGCAGACTATGAGAATGACAAGTAA
- the gsr gene encoding glutathione reductase, mitochondrial isoform X1 — MEVLVHFSRMQASYLTFRLPVSLVCVLRRRMASDAVTRFDFLVIGGGSGGLAGARRAAELGATCAVIENNRLGGTCVNVGCVPKKVMWNTSVHAEYLHDHADYGFEGAQAHFSWQLIKNKRDAYVSHLNQIYRNNLDKARIQTIQGNARFTDDPEPTVEVSGKKYTAPHILIATGGHPSTVSDEDVPGASLGITSDGFFELESCPRHSVLVGAGYIAVEMAGILSSLGSKTSLIIRHDGVLRNFDALISSNCTKELENSGIDLWRNTQVKSVQKTEQGLNITLGTKDVKDKDAKEKTDRIQGVDCLLWAIGREPNTAGLNLSQMGVKLDPKGCIVVDEFQNTTRQGIYALGDVCGKALLTPVAIAAGRKLAHRLFEGKAESKLDYTNIPTVVFTHPPIGTIGLTEDEAIRSWGKTSVKAYTTSFTPMYYTITSRKTKCVMKLVCVGKEEKVVGLHMQGPGCDEMLQGFAVAIKMGATKADFDNTIAIHPTSSEELVTMR, encoded by the exons ATGGAGGTATTAGTACATTTCTCTCGGATGCAGGCGTCTTATCTTACATTTCGTCTCCCGGTCTCACTCGTTTGCGTTCTCCGGCGGAGAATGGCGTCGGACGCCGTTACCCGTTTCGACTTTCTGGTAATAGGAGGTGGTTCCGGGGGGTTGGCCGGTGCCCGAAGGGCAGCCGAACTCGGTGCCACCTGCGCCGTGATCGAAAATAACAGACTTGGAGGTACTTGC GTAAATGTTGGCTGTGTTCCTAAGAAG GTGATGTGGAATACATCGGTTCATGCTGAATATCTTCATGATCATGCAGACTACGGCTTTGAGGGAGCACAAGCACACTTCAGCTGGCA actgattaaaaacaaaagagatgctTACGTTAGTCATCTGAATCAGATTTACCGGAACAATCTTGATAAG GCCAGAATTCAGACCATTCAAGGCAATGCCCGGTTTACTGATGACCCAGAGCCCACTGTTGAAGTCAGTGGAAAGAAATACACAGCACCACATATCCTAATTGCCACTGGTGGACATCCATCAACAGTTAGTGATGAAGATGTCCCAG GTGCTAGTCTTGGCATCACCAGCGATGGGTTTTTTGAACTTGAATCGTGTCCTAG ACATAGCGTTCTTGTAGGGGCAGGATATATTGCTGTGGAAATGGCTGGAATACTGTCCTCTCTGGGATCCAAAACATCCCTTATCATCCGTCATGATGGG GTACTAAGAAATTTTGATGCTTTGATAAGTTCAAATTGCACCAAAGAATTGGAAAACAGTGGTATTGACTTATGGAGGAACACTCAG GTAAAGTCAGTGCAGAAAACGGAACAGGGTCTAAATATCACACTAGGCACAAAAGATGTTAAAGATAAGGATGCAAAGGAGAAGACTGACAGGATTCAGGGAGTGGACTGTCTGTTATGGGCCATTGGAAGAGAGCCCAACACCGCTGGCCTCAATCTCAGTCAGATG GGTGTGAAGCTTGATCCAAAGGGTTGCATTGTGGTGGATGAATTCCAAAACACTACACGCCAGGGCATCTATGCACTTGGCGATGTGTGTGGGAAGGCTCTCCTGACACCTG TTGCCATTGCAGCTGGCCGAAAACTTGCACATCGACTGTTTGAGGGAAAAGCAGAATCTAAATTAGATTACACCAACATTCCTACTGTTGTTTTTACCCACCCACCTATTGGCACCATTGGACTAACTGAAG ATGAGGCTATCAGAAGCTGGGGAAAGACAAGTGTGAAGGCTTATACCACTTCATTCACGCCAATGTACTATACCATCACATCACGCAAGACCAAATGTGTCATGAAACTGGTGTGTGTAGGAAAGGAAGAGAAG GTAGTTGGCCTTCACATGCAGGGTCCGGGCTGTGATGAAATGCTTCAGGGATTTGCTGTGGCCATCAAGATGGGTGCCACAAAAGCAGACTTTGACAACACTATTGCCATTCACCCTACATCTTCAGAAGAGCTAGTCACGATGCGTTAA
- the timm8a gene encoding mitochondrial import inner membrane translocase subunit Tim8 A: MDAQGATTDPQLQQFIEIESQKQRFQQLVHQMTEVCWEKCMDKPGPKLDSRAEVCFVNCVERFIDTSQFILNRLEQTPRTRGSFSETITD, encoded by the exons ATGGACGCGCAGGGAGCCACGACTGACCCCCAGCTTCAGCAGTTCATCGAGATCGAGTCTCAAAAACAGAGGTTTCAACAGCTGGTTCACCAGATGACAGAAGTCTGTTGG GAGAAATGCATGGATAAGCCTGGCCCAAAGCTCGACTCCAGGGCAGAAGTCTGTTTTGTGAACTGTGTTGAGCGGTTCATTGACACCAGTCAATTCATCCTCAACAGACTGGAACAAACTCCGAGGACAAGAGGCTCCTTCTCTGAGACCATAACAGACTAA
- the spdl1 gene encoding protein Spindly has translation MAVPEAEIERLRKKVEDTDEALQKAAQYGLQLLDDKMELQSKLEEQRIEMTALIEGLEQEKYSLQREVELKGRMLDSVHSEFDMVKNQQKYLLEQQQQMLERNHAVELSDFKNKVEKMIAELEEAQLLEKQMRHKLDVQSQSLSSTTEELRKMKEHSHETMSSEILDLQVQNMDLESSLAAFKQELQESQYKEQQLQLANAILQRHVETLVDAKQEKEREVVSLYNALEKSRESNQDLQIQLDQALQQAQDPNSKGNSLFAEVEDKRAEMERQLISMKVQYQSLQKQHAFTKQQMIRMKVQISNLMQLHGSRADPAQLERLQFMLSEKNSEIESLNRKVQKLEKLEITKEQTSAGPSKTAGFVDETYYTDLLKMQLSNSKKAAEKLKDELSMARMKALSESQRVLELERKLFGAENALKQGQSDNVTLQVKLEELRMKYEPHEVTKARTQKRKREKFPVNLPEGRPDHSVDAPALGSEPTKTPGTDPETLPCSNKNLVVDTVQSAQAPDCNHGLLRDSKCVRICEDTPVSIPDPPRSSVSGSSSRTEQHVLKQNEERENWRAERQKKTQAPVHIDPENTMERQCAQQ, from the exons ATGGCAGTTCCAGAGGCAGAGATTGAAAGGTTACGAAAAAAGGTGGAGGATACAGATGAAGCTCTTCAGAAGGCTGCACAATATGGACTTCAGCTCTTGGATGACAAAATGGAGCTGCAGAGTAAATTGGAGGAGCAGCGAATTGAGATGACTGCTCTAATTGAG GGCTTGGAGCAAGAGAAATACTCACTGCAAAGAGAGGTGGAGCTGAAGGGCCGTATGCTGGACAGTGTTCATTCAGAATTTGATATGGTTAAAAATCAGCAAAAATATCTTTtagaacagcagcaacaaatGTTGGAGAGGAACCACGCAGTAGAACTAAGTGACTTCAAGAACAAG GTGGAGAAAATGATAGCTGAACTGGAAGAAGCTCAGCTACTTGAAAAACAGATGAGACACAAACTGGATGTTCAATCGCAGTCTTTAAGCAGCACAACTGAGGAACTCCGCAAAATGAAGGAACATTCCCATGAGACAATGTCTTCAGAGATCCTTGACCTCCAAGTACAAAATATGgatctggaatcttctttg GCTGCCTTCAAGCAGGAGCTTCAGGAGTCACAATACAAAGAACAACAGCTACAGCTAGCTAATGCCATCCTCCAGAGGCACGTTGAGACACTTGTGGATGctaaacaggaaaaggaaagagaggtgGTTtccctttacaatgctttggaG AAATCTAGGGAGTCTAACCAGGACCTTCAGATCCAATTGGACCAGGCATTGCAGCAGGCACAGGATCCAAACAGCAAAGGCAACTCTCTATTTGCTGAG GTAGAGGACAAGCGTGCGGAAATGGAAAGGCAGTTGATCAGCATGAAAGTGCAGTACCAATCTCTTCAAAAGCAGCATGCGTTCACCAAACAACAGATGATTCGCATGAAg gtACAGATATCTAATCTTATGCAACTCCATGGCAGTAGAGCTGACCCAGCCCAACTTGAGCGATTGCAGTTCATGCTGTCAGAGAAAAACAGCGAGATAGAATCCTTGAACAGAAAAGTACAAAAGCTAGAGAAGTTGGAG ATAACTAAGGAACAGACCTCAGCTGGTCCATCCAAGACGGCAGGTTTTGTAGATGAgacatattatacagatctgTTAAAAATGCAGCTCTCAAATTCCAA GAAAGCTGCAGAGAAGCTAAAAGATGAGTTGTCCATGGCAAGAATGAAAGCTCTTTCTGAGAGTCAGAGAGTGCTTGAGTTGGAGAGGAAACTTTTTGGAGCAGAGAATGCCCTAAAGCAAGGACAGAGTGATAATGTCACGCTCCAAGTGAAACTTGAAGAACTACGGATGAAATATGAGCCTCATG AGGTGACTAAGGCACGAACTCAGAAACGCAAACGAGAGAAATTTCCAGTAAACCTTCCTGAAGGAAGGCCAGACCATAGTGTGGATGCTCCTGCTCTGGGAAGTGAGCCAACCAAGACTCCAGGCACTGATCCAGAAACTCTCCCATGTTCAAATAAGAATCTGGTTGTGGACACAGTACAGTCAGCACAAGCCCCTGACTGTAACCATGGTTTGCTTCGGGACAGCAAATGTGTCCGCATTTGTGAGGATACCCCAGTCTCAATACCTGATCCCCCAAG GTCTTCGGTGTCAGGCAGCAGTAGCAGGACAGAGCAGCATGTGCTTAAGcaaaatgaggagagagagaactggagagctgagagacaaaagaaaactcAAGCACCTGTTCACATTGATCCAGAGAACACAATGGAAAGACAGTGTGCTCAACAGTAG
- the gsr gene encoding glutathione reductase, mitochondrial isoform X2, which produces MWNTSVHAEYLHDHADYGFEGAQAHFSWQLIKNKRDAYVSHLNQIYRNNLDKARIQTIQGNARFTDDPEPTVEVSGKKYTAPHILIATGGHPSTVSDEDVPGASLGITSDGFFELESCPRHSVLVGAGYIAVEMAGILSSLGSKTSLIIRHDGVLRNFDALISSNCTKELENSGIDLWRNTQVKSVQKTEQGLNITLGTKDVKDKDAKEKTDRIQGVDCLLWAIGREPNTAGLNLSQMGVKLDPKGCIVVDEFQNTTRQGIYALGDVCGKALLTPVAIAAGRKLAHRLFEGKAESKLDYTNIPTVVFTHPPIGTIGLTEDEAIRSWGKTSVKAYTTSFTPMYYTITSRKTKCVMKLVCVGKEEKVVGLHMQGPGCDEMLQGFAVAIKMGATKADFDNTIAIHPTSSEELVTMR; this is translated from the exons ATGTGGAATACATCGGTTCATGCTGAATATCTTCATGATCATGCAGACTACGGCTTTGAGGGAGCACAAGCACACTTCAGCTGGCA actgattaaaaacaaaagagatgctTACGTTAGTCATCTGAATCAGATTTACCGGAACAATCTTGATAAG GCCAGAATTCAGACCATTCAAGGCAATGCCCGGTTTACTGATGACCCAGAGCCCACTGTTGAAGTCAGTGGAAAGAAATACACAGCACCACATATCCTAATTGCCACTGGTGGACATCCATCAACAGTTAGTGATGAAGATGTCCCAG GTGCTAGTCTTGGCATCACCAGCGATGGGTTTTTTGAACTTGAATCGTGTCCTAG ACATAGCGTTCTTGTAGGGGCAGGATATATTGCTGTGGAAATGGCTGGAATACTGTCCTCTCTGGGATCCAAAACATCCCTTATCATCCGTCATGATGGG GTACTAAGAAATTTTGATGCTTTGATAAGTTCAAATTGCACCAAAGAATTGGAAAACAGTGGTATTGACTTATGGAGGAACACTCAG GTAAAGTCAGTGCAGAAAACGGAACAGGGTCTAAATATCACACTAGGCACAAAAGATGTTAAAGATAAGGATGCAAAGGAGAAGACTGACAGGATTCAGGGAGTGGACTGTCTGTTATGGGCCATTGGAAGAGAGCCCAACACCGCTGGCCTCAATCTCAGTCAGATG GGTGTGAAGCTTGATCCAAAGGGTTGCATTGTGGTGGATGAATTCCAAAACACTACACGCCAGGGCATCTATGCACTTGGCGATGTGTGTGGGAAGGCTCTCCTGACACCTG TTGCCATTGCAGCTGGCCGAAAACTTGCACATCGACTGTTTGAGGGAAAAGCAGAATCTAAATTAGATTACACCAACATTCCTACTGTTGTTTTTACCCACCCACCTATTGGCACCATTGGACTAACTGAAG ATGAGGCTATCAGAAGCTGGGGAAAGACAAGTGTGAAGGCTTATACCACTTCATTCACGCCAATGTACTATACCATCACATCACGCAAGACCAAATGTGTCATGAAACTGGTGTGTGTAGGAAAGGAAGAGAAG GTAGTTGGCCTTCACATGCAGGGTCCGGGCTGTGATGAAATGCTTCAGGGATTTGCTGTGGCCATCAAGATGGGTGCCACAAAAGCAGACTTTGACAACACTATTGCCATTCACCCTACATCTTCAGAAGAGCTAGTCACGATGCGTTAA